The proteins below come from a single Stomoxys calcitrans chromosome 1, idStoCalc2.1, whole genome shotgun sequence genomic window:
- the LOC106094280 gene encoding sulfotransferase 1E1, with translation MITSRSRTSANICKRQRQRKFIDAASTGKNVPLSKVDWLERWCSLPFEDETILKKIYELQVRGDDVYVITFPKSGTTWIQEAAWLLCNNLDFDRANRDILIPKRSVFLDYSGLYSSAPGNSVEQAEEAKSPRVLKTHLPAHLIPNEIWKKKAKIIYCARNPKDTAISYFHFLRGLGTWVGDQIDDFVEDIINNDIMYSPYWEHLMEFWQMRHEENIFFTTYEAMKRNLRKVLIELNHFLEKPQLSDKDLEKLEEHLSFKKMKGSPSTNLTFSVRNGHGSPHIRSDFEYMRRGIVGAFKDELSHKTLSTLDNWTADNLKIYDVTLEDIFGTV, from the exons ATGATAACCAGTCGCTCGCGTACATcggcaaatatttgcaaaagacAAAGGCAACGCAAGTTCATAGATGCGGCTTCAACAGGAAAAAATGTTCCCTTGAGCAAGGTGGATTGGCTGGAGCGTTGGTGTTCTCTACCATTTGAGGATGAaacgattttaaaaaaaatctatgagtTGCAAGTGAGAGGCGATGATGTCTATGTGATAACATTTCCCAAAAGTGGCACTACCTGGATACAGGAAGCAGCCTGGTTGTTGTGCAATAACTTGGATTTTGATAGAGCCAATAGAGATATTCTTATACCCAAACGAAGTGTATTTTTGGA CTATAGCGGCTTGTATAGCTCTGCACCAGGCAATTCTGTTGAGCAGGCTGAAGAAGCTAAATCACCTAGAGTTTTGAAAACACATCTACCAGCCCATTTAATACCCAATGAAATATGGAAGAAGAAAGCCAAG ATCATTTATTGCGCCCGCAATCCCAAAGATACTGCAATATCctattttcattttcttcgTGGCCTTGGCACCTGGGTGGGTGACCAGATTGATGACTTTGTGGAGGATATAATAAATAATGACATAATGTATTCTCCATACTGGGAGCATCTTATGGAATTTTGGCAAATGCGTCATGAGGAGAATATTTTCTTTACCACCTATGAAGCCatgaaaaggaatttgagaaaAGTTCTAATCGAACTAAACCATTTTCTAGAGAAACCTCAGCTAAGCGATAAAGATTTGGAAAAGTTAGAAGAGCACCTATCGTTTAAAAAAATGAAAG GTAGTCCCAGTACCAATTTAACATTCTCTGTGAGGAATGGTCATGGTAGTCCCCATATTCGATCAGATTTTGA GTACATGCGTCGCGGCATTGTTGGTGCCTTTAAGGATGAGCTAAGCCACAAAACTTTGAGTACACTGGACAATTGGACAGCAgataatttgaaaatatatgatGTTACTTTGGAGgacatatttggaacagtttag